In one Desulfoferula mesophila genomic region, the following are encoded:
- a CDS encoding SO_0444 family Cu/Zn efflux transporter: protein MHIIVDILAECWRLLAEASIYIVFGLLVAGLLKAFLSPDFVSRNLGQGKVGPVFKAALLGLPLPLCSCGVLPAAAGLKRQGAGRGAVASFLVSTPETGVDSIALTYALLGPVMAVARPLAAVVTALLTGLGMGLLPEKREQPAAPPDLTCPVDACCDGVDCAPKDHAHHHTFWQRTRAGMAFARGELWEDLAAWFWLGILLAGVIAALVPAEFLTRYLGGGMGSMLIMLAVGIPLYICASASTPIAAALILKGVSPGAALVFLLAGPATNVTSLTVLVGVLGKRGTALYLAGIALGAVASGLLLDQVFALSGLSPLAVAGAAGEILPDWLRQAGAGFLVLLSIAPLWRLARRKLGRQRGGLQSLDSLAPVSSCGSSSCGCGHQH, encoded by the coding sequence GTGCACATCATCGTGGACATCCTGGCCGAGTGCTGGCGCCTGCTGGCCGAGGCCTCCATCTACATAGTCTTCGGGCTGCTGGTGGCCGGGCTCTTGAAGGCCTTCCTGAGCCCCGACTTCGTCAGCCGCAACCTGGGCCAAGGCAAGGTGGGGCCGGTGTTCAAGGCCGCCCTGCTGGGTCTGCCCCTGCCCCTGTGCTCCTGCGGGGTGCTGCCCGCCGCCGCCGGTCTCAAGCGTCAGGGCGCGGGCCGGGGGGCGGTGGCCTCCTTTTTGGTCTCCACCCCGGAGACCGGCGTGGACTCTATCGCCCTTACCTACGCCCTCTTGGGCCCGGTGATGGCCGTGGCCCGGCCCCTGGCCGCCGTGGTCACCGCCTTGTTGACCGGCCTGGGCATGGGGCTCCTGCCGGAAAAGCGCGAGCAGCCCGCCGCGCCGCCGGACCTCACCTGCCCGGTGGACGCCTGCTGCGACGGTGTGGACTGCGCCCCAAAGGACCACGCTCATCACCACACCTTCTGGCAGCGGACCCGGGCCGGCATGGCCTTTGCCCGGGGCGAGCTGTGGGAAGACCTGGCCGCCTGGTTCTGGCTGGGCATCCTCCTGGCGGGCGTCATCGCCGCCCTGGTCCCGGCAGAGTTCCTCACTCGCTATCTGGGCGGGGGCATGGGCTCCATGCTCATCATGCTGGCCGTGGGCATACCGCTGTACATCTGCGCCAGCGCCTCCACCCCCATCGCCGCGGCCCTGATCCTCAAGGGGGTCAGCCCCGGCGCGGCCTTGGTGTTCCTGTTGGCCGGACCGGCCACCAACGTCACCTCCCTCACCGTGCTGGTGGGGGTGTTGGGCAAGCGGGGAACCGCCCTGTATCTGGCGGGCATCGCCCTGGGCGCGGTGGCCTCGGGCCTCTTGTTGGACCAGGTCTTCGCCCTCAGCGGCCTCAGCCCCCTGGCCGTGGCCGGCGCGGCGGGCGAGATTCTGCCCGATTGGCTGCGCCAGGCCGGGGCGGGCTTCTTGGTGCTGCTGTCCATCGCCCCGCTGTGGCGTTTGGCCAGGCGCAAGCTGGGCCGCCAGCGGGGCGGCTTGCAGAGCCTGGACAGCCTGGCTCCGGTGTCTTCCTGCGGGTCCAGCTCCTGCGGCTGCGGCCACCAGCATTAG
- a CDS encoding ArsR/SmtB family transcription factor gives MVAKKSKLIEEEGCRVKMVHLDRVRRAREQAPSDPELGRLAELYKAMGDPNRLRILLALRGGEMCVCDLAALTGVSDSAVSHALRRLKDLALVNNRRDGQMLYYSLDDEHVDQLLAASLEHLHHD, from the coding sequence GTGGTAGCCAAGAAGAGCAAGCTCATAGAAGAAGAGGGCTGCCGGGTAAAGATGGTGCACCTGGATCGGGTGCGCCGGGCCCGCGAGCAGGCCCCATCGGACCCGGAGTTGGGCCGCCTGGCCGAGCTGTACAAGGCCATGGGCGATCCCAACCGGCTGCGCATCCTCCTGGCCCTCCGGGGAGGGGAGATGTGCGTGTGCGACCTGGCCGCCCTCACCGGGGTCAGCGATTCGGCGGTTAGCCACGCCCTGCGCCGCCTCAAGGACCTGGCCTTGGTCAACAACCGCCGCGATGGCCAGATGCTCTACTACTCCCTGGACGACGAGCACGTGGATCAGCTCCTGGCCGCCAGCCTGGAGCACCTGCACCACGACTAG
- a CDS encoding thioredoxin family protein, with the protein MKDVRQIKVNGHQVGIRGLDRVLEELAPAYAPEREEELAAQLMERLRHENYIPDSARQAYAQALRDQLRRAVGLEPLSASSGGLSIQVACGGCAGGDQLLQAVYDALSRLGLSGEVERVSDALEIAALGLRGTPALVVNGEVKAVGSIPSAGQIDDWLGRAAEVKPSKH; encoded by the coding sequence ATGAAGGATGTGCGGCAGATCAAGGTTAACGGACACCAGGTGGGCATCCGGGGACTGGACCGGGTGCTGGAAGAGCTGGCCCCGGCCTATGCCCCGGAGCGCGAGGAGGAACTGGCCGCCCAGCTTATGGAGCGCCTGCGCCACGAAAACTACATCCCCGACTCGGCCCGCCAGGCCTATGCCCAGGCCCTGCGCGACCAGCTGCGCCGGGCGGTGGGGCTGGAGCCCTTGAGCGCCTCCAGCGGCGGTCTGAGCATCCAGGTGGCCTGTGGGGGCTGCGCGGGGGGCGACCAACTGCTCCAAGCGGTGTACGACGCCCTGTCCCGCCTGGGCCTTAGCGGCGAGGTGGAGCGGGTGAGCGACGCCCTGGAGATAGCAGCCCTGGGCCTTAGGGGCACCCCGGCCCTGGTCGTCAACGGCGAGGTAAAAGCGGTGGGCTCCATTCCCTCGGCCGGGCAGATAGACGACTGGCTGGGCCGGGCCGCCGAGGTGAAGCCGTCGAAACACTAG
- a CDS encoding cytochrome C, translating to MQRVILLLTLPLIICLGAGAAFSDHGENGRQRQRYQEGRGLGEHRVPPVNNPLYRQQCGECHMAYQPALLPAASWEAILAKLPEHFDDQVNLSSQDRAAVAAYLRSSAAEYCDCKISRKIIKSLRGDTILRISQVPYILHKHEYDDIPAGAFARKAVGSRGNCLACHTTANQGCYSEDLVRIPR from the coding sequence ATGCAACGAGTCATCTTGCTTCTTACCCTGCCGCTCATCATCTGCCTCGGGGCGGGGGCGGCCTTTTCGGACCACGGCGAAAACGGCCGCCAGCGTCAGCGTTATCAGGAGGGACGGGGCTTGGGGGAGCACCGGGTACCTCCGGTGAACAACCCCCTGTACCGGCAACAGTGCGGTGAGTGCCACATGGCCTACCAGCCGGCCTTGCTGCCCGCCGCCTCTTGGGAGGCCATCCTGGCCAAGCTGCCGGAGCACTTCGACGATCAGGTGAATCTCTCCTCTCAGGACCGCGCCGCCGTCGCTGCCTACTTGCGCTCCAGCGCGGCTGAATACTGTGATTGCAAGATATCCCGCAAGATAATCAAAAGCCTGAGGGGTGATACGATCCTACGCATCAGCCAGGTGCCCTACATCCTCCACAAACACGAATATGACGACATCCCCGCCGGAGCCTTTGCCCGCAAGGCGGTGGGATCGCGGGGCAACTGCCTGGCCTGCCACACCACGGCCAACCAGGGCTGCTATAGCGAAGACCTGGTACGCATACCCCGCTGA
- the thrC gene encoding threonine synthase — MRPDQFAPEDQKHLLPQPGGDLVYRCLDCGSEHSISELLYTCPSCGEVLLIEDKGFDQLKKLSGAQWRRVFDLRRMLNIPALKGIFRYAELLAPVIPLDSVLYLGEGHTPLVEASDLLKGELGADFCFKNDGQNPSASFKDRGMAVALSYINYLVKHQGAGEILSVCASTGDTSAAAALYASYLAPEVKSAVLLPQGKVTPAQLSQPLGAGARVLEIPGVFDDCMKVVEHLADNYQVALLNSKNAWRILGQESYAYEVAQDLDWDLTGRVILVPIGNAGNISAIMSGFMKLHQLGIIDELPKVIGVQSEHADPVFRYYQENDPGKRVWRPVTVQPSVAQAAMIGNPVSMPRVVELARRYEAQAGGPRVYVVQVSEQEIMDHMILANRHGHVVCTQGGESLAGLLRAQAAGIVSAGEKAICDATAHHLKFVGFQQMYFENTFPPDYGVKPRPELVNRPEEVLALAEQEMPGPGRPLSGEAFAKFVKATALEVAARLGLEKR, encoded by the coding sequence ATGCGCCCCGATCAATTCGCGCCCGAGGACCAGAAACACCTGTTGCCCCAGCCCGGGGGGGACTTGGTCTACCGCTGCCTGGACTGCGGCTCCGAGCACTCCATCTCCGAGTTGCTCTACACCTGCCCCTCCTGCGGGGAGGTGCTGCTCATCGAAGACAAGGGCTTCGACCAGCTCAAAAAGCTCAGCGGAGCCCAGTGGCGGCGGGTGTTCGACCTCAGGCGCATGCTCAACATCCCCGCCCTCAAGGGCATCTTCCGCTACGCCGAGTTGCTGGCCCCGGTGATCCCCCTGGACAGCGTGCTCTACCTGGGCGAGGGGCACACTCCCCTGGTGGAGGCCAGCGATCTGCTCAAGGGCGAGTTGGGCGCGGACTTCTGCTTCAAGAACGACGGCCAGAACCCCTCGGCCTCCTTCAAGGACCGGGGCATGGCCGTGGCCCTGAGCTACATCAACTACCTGGTCAAGCACCAGGGGGCCGGGGAGATTCTGAGCGTGTGCGCCTCCACCGGCGACACCTCGGCCGCCGCGGCGCTCTACGCCTCCTACCTGGCCCCGGAGGTAAAGAGCGCGGTGCTCTTGCCCCAGGGCAAGGTGACCCCGGCCCAGCTCAGCCAGCCCTTGGGAGCCGGGGCGCGGGTCTTGGAGATCCCAGGCGTGTTCGACGACTGCATGAAGGTGGTGGAGCATCTGGCCGATAATTACCAGGTGGCCCTGCTCAATTCCAAGAACGCCTGGCGCATCCTGGGCCAGGAGTCCTACGCCTACGAGGTGGCCCAGGACCTGGACTGGGACCTCACCGGCCGGGTGATCCTGGTGCCCATCGGCAACGCGGGCAACATCAGCGCCATCATGAGCGGCTTCATGAAGCTGCACCAGCTGGGCATCATCGACGAGCTGCCCAAGGTCATCGGGGTGCAGAGCGAGCATGCCGACCCGGTGTTCCGCTATTACCAGGAGAACGACCCCGGCAAGCGGGTATGGCGGCCGGTGACCGTGCAGCCCTCGGTGGCCCAGGCGGCCATGATCGGCAACCCGGTGTCCATGCCCCGGGTGGTGGAGCTGGCCCGGCGCTACGAGGCCCAGGCGGGCGGCCCCAGGGTGTACGTGGTGCAGGTGAGCGAGCAGGAGATCATGGACCACATGATCCTGGCCAACCGCCACGGCCACGTGGTATGCACCCAGGGCGGCGAGTCCCTGGCCGGGCTGTTGCGGGCCCAGGCGGCGGGCATCGTGAGCGCCGGCGAGAAGGCCATCTGCGACGCCACGGCCCACCACCTGAAGTTCGTGGGCTTCCAGCAGATGTATTTTGAAAACACCTTCCCGCCGGACTACGGGGTCAAACCCCGTCCCGAGTTGGTCAACCGGCCCGAAGAGGTGTTGGCCCTGGCCGAGCAGGAAATGCCCGGTCCGGGGCGTCCCCTGAGCGGCGAGGCCTTTGCCAAGTTCGTCAAGGCCACCGCCCTGGAGGTGGCCGCGCGTCTAGGCCTGGAGAAGCGTTAG
- a CDS encoding PaaI family thioesterase, whose protein sequence is MSALTENDLTNTGHCFACGARNVYGLRMRVGYEDGAAVCRLTLGRQYQGWDDIAHGGIVSTVLDEIMAYAVIGYVGQGLTTRMETTYRKAVPLGVPLKAMGRVTTHRGRLAVAEGRIYLEEDDTLLAEATARWVIKLGPDGQPLDGTPWLDAQK, encoded by the coding sequence GTGAGCGCCCTCACGGAAAACGATCTCACCAACACCGGCCATTGCTTTGCCTGCGGGGCGCGCAACGTCTACGGCCTGCGCATGCGGGTGGGCTACGAGGACGGGGCGGCGGTGTGCCGCCTGACCCTGGGCCGCCAGTACCAGGGCTGGGACGATATCGCCCACGGGGGCATCGTATCCACGGTTTTGGACGAGATCATGGCCTACGCGGTGATCGGCTACGTGGGCCAGGGGCTCACCACCCGCATGGAGACCACCTATCGCAAGGCGGTGCCCCTGGGGGTTCCCCTCAAGGCGATGGGGCGGGTGACCACCCACCGGGGCCGCCTGGCCGTGGCCGAAGGGCGCATATACCTGGAAGAGGACGACACCCTCTTGGCCGAGGCCACGGCCCGCTGGGTCATCAAGCTGGGGCCGGACGGCCAGCCCCTGGACGGCACGCCCTGGCTGGACGCCCAGAAGTGA
- a CDS encoding 23S rRNA (pseudouridine(1915)-N(3))-methyltransferase RlmH yields MKHLLLTVGKPKQTYLAQGIDDYLARLKPYGGGSLVGVRPAKLGPKTPDESAKAEEGQRLLARLDQRDLVWALEIKGKAWSSLQWAKALEKARLSGRSRLVLVIGGALGLDPAVARRADQLVSFGPPTLAHELAALVAAEQLYRACTILAGLPYHRA; encoded by the coding sequence GTGAAGCACCTGCTGCTCACCGTGGGCAAGCCCAAGCAGACCTACCTGGCCCAGGGCATCGACGACTACCTGGCGCGCCTCAAGCCCTACGGCGGCGGCTCCCTGGTGGGGGTGCGGCCCGCCAAGCTGGGCCCCAAGACCCCGGACGAGTCGGCCAAGGCCGAAGAGGGTCAGCGCCTGCTGGCCCGGCTGGACCAGCGCGATCTGGTGTGGGCTCTCGAGATAAAGGGCAAGGCCTGGAGCAGCCTGCAGTGGGCCAAGGCCTTGGAAAAGGCCCGCCTGAGCGGCCGGAGCCGCCTGGTGCTGGTTATAGGCGGGGCGCTGGGCCTGGACCCGGCGGTGGCTCGGCGAGCCGATCAGCTGGTGAGCTTCGGCCCCCCTACCCTGGCCCACGAGCTGGCCGCCCTGGTGGCCGCGGAGCAGCTTTACCGCGCCTGCACCATCCTGGCGGGCCTGCCCTATCATCGGGCCTAG
- a CDS encoding ANTAR domain-containing response regulator yields the protein MEQFREKSVFKVLLASRRERDMAELARCLTELGHQVAGLAREGRAACLLHHELRPDLAMLDQDLPNLDGVEAARRMNARRPLPVLIISRNGCERPGPGADPASVSAYCVPPWEPSLVGPILAMAWRNHQRLCHLEGRVRELDQALSERKDIERAKGVLMERRGLSLDQAEQRLQSEARRRGVGLAQVARDLVCAQAVLAK from the coding sequence ATGGAGCAATTCAGGGAAAAGTCCGTTTTCAAGGTGTTGCTGGCCTCCCGGCGGGAGCGGGACATGGCCGAGCTGGCCCGCTGCCTCACAGAGCTGGGCCACCAGGTGGCCGGCCTGGCCCGCGAGGGCCGCGCGGCCTGCCTGTTGCACCATGAGCTGCGCCCGGACCTGGCCATGTTGGATCAGGACCTGCCCAACCTGGACGGGGTGGAGGCGGCCCGGCGCATGAACGCCCGCCGTCCCTTGCCGGTGCTGATCATCAGCCGCAACGGCTGCGAGCGGCCCGGGCCGGGGGCCGATCCCGCCTCGGTCAGCGCCTACTGCGTCCCGCCCTGGGAGCCCAGCCTGGTCGGCCCGATTCTGGCCATGGCTTGGCGCAACCACCAACGCCTGTGTCATTTGGAAGGCCGGGTGCGGGAGCTGGACCAGGCCCTGAGCGAGCGCAAGGACATCGAGCGGGCCAAGGGGGTGTTGATGGAACGCCGGGGGCTGAGCCTGGATCAGGCGGAGCAAAGATTGCAAAGCGAGGCCCGGCGGCGGGGGGTGGGCTTGGCCCAAGTGGCTCGGGATCTGGTCTGCGCCCAGGCGGTATTGGCTAAGTAG
- a CDS encoding NifU family protein, whose protein sequence is MKEKVEQALEKIRPALQRDGGNVELVDVTDDGVVKVKLVGACGGCPMSQMTLKMGIEKVVKQAIPEVKSVESV, encoded by the coding sequence TTGAAAGAAAAAGTTGAACAGGCCCTGGAGAAGATCCGCCCGGCCCTGCAACGCGACGGCGGCAACGTGGAGTTGGTGGACGTCACCGACGACGGCGTGGTCAAGGTCAAGCTGGTGGGCGCCTGCGGCGGCTGCCCCATGAGCCAGATGACCCTAAAGATGGGCATCGAAAAGGTGGTCAAACAGGCCATTCCCGAAGTCAAGAGCGTGGAATCGGTCTAG
- a CDS encoding phosphoribosylaminoimidazolesuccinocarboxamide synthase, producing MSTLPVHETNLEGVALKARGKVRDIYDLGDHLLIVATDRLSAFDVVLPDPIPDKGKVLTQISLFWFQQMADITPNHLVAWEVADFPQELQKFGEVLEGRSMLVKKAQPLAIEAIVRGYLSGSGWKDYQASGKVCGYSLPTGLRESDKLPEPLFTPSTKAELGEHDLNIDLAQAEKIVGAELAQAVAQRALAIYGRARDFAATKGIIIADTKFEFGTIDGELILIDEVLTPDSSRFWPEDKYAPGQSQQSYDKQFVRDYLESIGFDKKPPAPKLPAEVIEGTRQRYLEALTRLTGHGLA from the coding sequence ATGAGTACATTACCGGTGCATGAAACCAATCTGGAAGGGGTTGCCCTGAAGGCCAGGGGCAAGGTGCGCGATATTTACGACTTGGGCGATCACCTGCTCATCGTGGCCACCGACCGCCTCAGCGCCTTCGACGTCGTGCTGCCCGACCCCATTCCGGACAAGGGCAAGGTCCTCACCCAGATTTCCCTGTTCTGGTTTCAGCAGATGGCCGACATCACTCCCAACCACCTGGTGGCCTGGGAAGTTGCCGATTTCCCCCAGGAACTTCAGAAGTTCGGCGAGGTGCTCGAGGGACGCTCCATGCTGGTGAAAAAGGCCCAGCCCCTGGCCATCGAGGCCATCGTGCGCGGCTATCTTTCGGGCAGCGGATGGAAGGATTACCAGGCCAGCGGCAAGGTCTGCGGCTACAGCCTGCCCACCGGGCTCCGGGAGAGCGACAAGCTTCCCGAGCCCCTGTTCACTCCCAGCACCAAGGCCGAGCTGGGCGAGCACGACCTGAACATCGACCTGGCCCAGGCCGAGAAGATCGTGGGGGCCGAGCTGGCCCAGGCGGTGGCCCAGCGCGCCCTGGCCATCTATGGCCGGGCCCGCGACTTCGCCGCCACCAAGGGCATCATCATCGCGGACACCAAATTCGAGTTCGGCACTATCGACGGCGAGCTGATCCTCATCGACGAGGTGCTGACCCCGGATTCCAGCCGTTTCTGGCCCGAGGACAAGTACGCCCCCGGCCAGAGCCAACAGAGCTATGACAAGCAGTTCGTGCGGGACTATCTGGAGAGCATCGGCTTTGACAAGAAGCCCCCGGCTCCCAAGCTGCCCGCCGAGGTGATCGAGGGCACCCGTCAGCGCTATCTGGAGGCCCTGACCCGGCTTACCGGCCACGGTCTGGCCTAG
- the mdh gene encoding malate dehydrogenase, which produces MLQKITVIGAGNVGATCAQRAAEKELADVVLVDVVEGMPQGKGLDLCEASPVEKHDALITGTNDYDATADSDIIIVTAGIARKPGMSRDDLIKTNAGIVNTVCKEAAKRSPKAVMIIVSNPLDAMCHVALKASGFPSERVIGMAGVLDSARFRFFIAEALNVSVENTHAFVLGGHGDTMVPLPRFSTVSGIPITELLPADKIAAMCQRTAQGGAEIVSLLKTGSAYYAPASSAVEMAEAILKDKKKILPCAVYLNGQYGYNDLYIGVPVKLGVGGAEQVIEIKLTADEKAALDKSADAVRGLVKLLGELGY; this is translated from the coding sequence ATGCTCCAGAAGATTACGGTTATCGGCGCCGGCAACGTGGGGGCCACCTGCGCCCAGCGCGCCGCCGAAAAAGAGTTGGCCGACGTAGTGTTGGTCGATGTCGTGGAAGGCATGCCCCAAGGCAAGGGTCTGGACCTTTGCGAGGCCTCTCCGGTGGAAAAGCATGACGCCTTGATCACCGGTACCAACGACTACGACGCCACCGCCGACTCGGACATTATTATCGTCACCGCGGGCATCGCCCGCAAGCCCGGCATGAGCCGCGACGATCTGATCAAAACCAACGCGGGCATCGTGAACACGGTGTGCAAGGAAGCGGCCAAGCGCTCCCCCAAGGCGGTGATGATCATCGTGAGCAACCCCCTGGACGCCATGTGCCACGTGGCCCTGAAGGCCTCCGGCTTCCCCAGCGAGCGGGTGATCGGCATGGCCGGGGTTTTGGACTCTGCCCGCTTCCGTTTCTTCATCGCCGAGGCCCTGAACGTGTCCGTGGAAAACACCCACGCCTTCGTGCTGGGCGGCCACGGCGACACCATGGTGCCCCTGCCCCGCTTCTCCACCGTGTCGGGCATCCCCATCACCGAGCTGTTGCCCGCCGACAAGATCGCGGCCATGTGCCAGCGCACCGCCCAGGGCGGCGCGGAGATCGTGAGCCTCTTGAAAACCGGCAGCGCCTACTATGCGCCCGCCTCCTCCGCCGTGGAGATGGCCGAGGCCATCTTGAAGGACAAGAAGAAAATCCTGCCCTGCGCGGTGTACCTGAACGGCCAGTACGGCTACAACGACCTGTACATCGGCGTGCCGGTGAAGCTGGGCGTGGGCGGAGCCGAGCAGGTCATCGAAATCAAGCTGACCGCCGACGAGAAGGCCGCCCTGGACAAGAGCGCCGACGCGGTGCGCGGCCTGGTCAAGTTGCTGGGCGAGTTGGGCTACTAA
- a CDS encoding MbcA/ParS/Xre antitoxin family protein codes for MPLAQIQEATRPDLASPQAREGMAKLVTNLFDRWGLDTAQQLQLLGMSPSSRAALGRYRQGRPLPDSRDLRDRVGLLLAVHKALGLLYPHNPNLKYGWVKRRNQAFDNRTPLETMIEQGIAGLARVARYLDYVRGV; via the coding sequence ATGCCGTTGGCGCAAATTCAGGAAGCAACCCGACCGGACCTGGCCTCACCCCAGGCCCGTGAGGGCATGGCCAAGCTGGTCACCAACCTGTTCGACCGGTGGGGACTGGACACGGCGCAGCAGTTGCAACTGCTGGGCATGAGCCCCAGCAGCCGGGCAGCTTTGGGGCGCTACCGCCAGGGCCGCCCGCTTCCCGACAGCCGAGACCTGCGGGACCGCGTGGGTCTGCTGTTGGCCGTACACAAGGCCCTGGGCCTGCTCTACCCACACAACCCGAATCTCAAGTACGGCTGGGTAAAGCGGCGCAATCAGGCCTTTGACAATCGCACCCCCTTAGAGACGATGATCGAGCAAGGCATCGCCGGCCTGGCCAGGGTGGCTCGCTACCTTGATTACGTGCGGGGCGTCTAG
- a CDS encoding RES family NAD+ phosphorylase, protein MFDQSRDFDDDVFRNIVSLRESQNLFADLSGGDESLSRLAVELEMRAKKDIPPGMIHRGFHYTTAILYPFESEPYLHSRYGNGSYGVWYGSLSLETSIHETTYHMIRSELNIEGLDETVVRERAVYLVHCRAVLVDLSRKGGEHPALLADDYAFTQGVGARLQGEGHPGLLAPSARHRGGTNLAAFRPEVLSDPRHHCYLTYRLDPIARRLWVERQPGEMVLELPF, encoded by the coding sequence GTGTTCGACCAATCCCGCGATTTTGACGACGACGTCTTTCGCAACATTGTCTCTTTGCGCGAGTCCCAGAACCTTTTCGCCGATCTGAGCGGGGGCGACGAAAGTCTGTCGCGGCTAGCCGTTGAATTGGAAATGCGCGCCAAAAAGGACATTCCTCCCGGTATGATCCACCGGGGGTTTCACTACACCACGGCCATCCTCTACCCATTTGAAAGTGAACCCTACCTCCACTCCCGCTACGGCAACGGCTCCTACGGTGTGTGGTACGGCTCCCTAAGCCTGGAAACGAGCATCCACGAGACCACTTATCACATGATTAGAAGCGAGCTTAATATTGAGGGCCTGGACGAAACCGTAGTGCGGGAGCGGGCGGTGTATCTGGTGCACTGCCGGGCGGTCTTGGTTGATCTGAGCCGCAAGGGAGGCGAGCACCCGGCCCTGTTGGCCGATGATTACGCTTTCACCCAAGGTGTCGGCGCCCGCTTGCAGGGCGAAGGGCACCCCGGCCTGCTGGCTCCTTCGGCCCGGCACCGGGGAGGCACCAACCTGGCGGCTTTTCGGCCAGAGGTCTTGAGCGACCCCCGCCATCACTGCTACCTCACCTACCGCCTTGACCCTATAGCCCGGCGGCTTTGGGTTGAGCGCCAACCCGGCGAGATGGTGCTGGAGCTGCCTTTTTAG
- a CDS encoding HD domain-containing protein has translation MDYAAGLELLKSQVDDERIRMHSLASAVVLRALARRLGQDEETWALAGLLHDLDYGQTADQMHRHGLVTAELLADTDLPPEVVEAIKAHNAENLGLKRSTPLDLALTAGETITGLVMATTMVYPDKKLASVKPKSVTKRMKEKAFAASVNRDHIRLCEELGIPLPEFAALAVEAMREISDDLGL, from the coding sequence ATGGACTACGCCGCCGGCCTGGAACTTCTCAAGAGTCAGGTTGACGACGAACGCATACGCATGCACAGCCTGGCTTCGGCCGTGGTTCTGCGCGCCCTGGCTCGCCGTTTGGGCCAGGACGAGGAGACCTGGGCCTTGGCCGGGCTGTTGCACGATCTGGACTACGGCCAAACCGCCGATCAGATGCACCGCCACGGCCTGGTGACCGCCGAGCTGTTGGCGGACACCGACCTGCCCCCCGAGGTGGTGGAGGCCATCAAGGCCCACAACGCCGAGAACCTGGGGCTCAAGCGCAGCACCCCCCTGGACCTGGCCCTCACCGCCGGGGAGACCATCACCGGCCTGGTGATGGCCACCACCATGGTGTACCCGGACAAGAAGCTGGCCAGCGTAAAGCCCAAGAGCGTGACCAAGCGGATGAAGGAAAAGGCCTTCGCCGCCAGCGTCAACCGCGACCACATCCGGCTCTGCGAAGAGCTGGGCATCCCCCTGCCCGAGTTCGCCGCCCTGGCCGTGGAAGCCATGCGCGAAATCAGCGACGATTTAGGCCTTTAA
- a CDS encoding Rho termination factor N-terminal domain-containing protein, translated as MADEETLQDQTSEEPAAEAAQDDVIIVEVPDPPKPLEKMTAKELREYALQIGNIVGVHSMNKEELLKAIKEAIGIDDASGAKLFAKEIAKVKVEIRALKSDRDKAREEGNSKQVDILRKRIGRLKKKTRRLSAAG; from the coding sequence ATGGCTGACGAGGAAACCCTGCAAGACCAGACCAGCGAAGAGCCCGCCGCCGAGGCCGCCCAAGACGACGTAATCATCGTCGAGGTGCCCGATCCCCCCAAGCCCTTGGAGAAGATGACCGCCAAGGAGCTGAGGGAATACGCCCTGCAGATCGGCAACATCGTTGGCGTGCACAGCATGAACAAGGAAGAGCTGCTCAAGGCCATCAAAGAGGCCATCGGCATCGACGACGCCTCGGGCGCCAAGCTCTTCGCCAAGGAAATCGCCAAGGTCAAGGTCGAGATCCGGGCGCTCAAGAGCGACCGCGACAAGGCCCGCGAAGAGGGCAACAGCAAGCAGGTCGATATTTTGCGCAAGCGCATCGGCCGCCTGAAGAAGAAGACCCGGCGACTGTCCGCGGCAGGCTAG